The genomic stretch ACCAAGATCGTCAATAAAATGATTGACCAACCCCAGTTACCAACCAGACCATGGAAGAATTGCAAGCCCATAAACAATAGCTTCGCAATTGGCCACAACCAACCGTAATCAACGGTTTGGTTTAAGCCTTCAGCCAAATCTTTCAATTCAGATTGAACCTTAGGACCGGAGTAGAATGTGGCATCCACAGTCATACTTTTGCCCGCTGGAACATTAATCATTGGTGAAGTAAAGCCAATAATGTTCATGCCATCAGCAGATTTACGTGACTCAAATGTCGATTTATAAGGCTGATTACCAAATTGACCAGGAATCCAAGCACTCACAAAATAATGTTGAACCACTGCAACCCAACCTTTTTCAGCGGATGTGTTGAGCTTTTCTTCATTAAAGTTGTCAAATTTCAACTTATTATAGTGTGAATCTGGTGTTCCCCAAGCGCCACCCAAGAATGTACCAAGGGTAAAGATACCCTGATCAGTTTTACCTGGATCTTCTGAGTTATCACGTTTGATTTGACCAAACATTTGGCCTTGCCAGTTTTGTGTACTACGGTTGAGTACTTGATAACTGACATTAATCGGATAAGCATCTGGCTTAAAGGTAAAGGTCTTAATAATTTCAACACCGTCAGCCGTTTTATAAACCATTGGTACGGTTAAAACTTTTGATAGTTGACCATCTTTATCTTTAACTTCTTTGGCATCACTTAAACTAAATTCTGTTTTTTCAACTTCATAGTTTGGACGACCCGTACTGCTTGCATCTGGACCATTTAATCCAATCAAACCAGATTGAGCAACGTAAGTCCGTTCTGTATCGCTTTCAAGCATTACAAAAGGTTGATTACCTTCCTTACTTTTATCATGGTTCAGTAATTCAATACGCACAATATCGCCACCTTTTGGATTAATCCAAAGGTGATAAAGGTCAGTCTGTACTGAAATCAGTTTTTGATTTGCGCTGGCTGGTGC from Acinetobacter pullicarnis encodes the following:
- the yidC gene encoding membrane protein insertase YidC — protein: MQQWARFAILVAMLVAAYLLILAWQKDYGHGSNNQKVENQPAVIRHDISADLPNAQNTAVTSDLPQANTAAVQQNTPAPASANQKLISVQTDLYHLWINPKGGDIVRIELLNHDKSKEGNQPFVMLESDTERTYVAQSGLIGLNGPDASSTGRPNYEVEKTEFSLSDAKEVKDKDGQLSKVLTVPMVYKTADGVEIIKTFTFKPDAYPINVSYQVLNRSTQNWQGQMFGQIKRDNSEDPGKTDQGIFTLGTFLGGAWGTPDSHYNKLKFDNFNEEKLNTSAEKGWVAVVQHYFVSAWIPGQFGNQPYKSTFESRKSADGMNIIGFTSPMINVPAGKSMTVDATFYSGPKVQSELKDLAEGLNQTVDYGWLWPIAKLLFMGLQFFHGLVGNWGWSIILLTILVKLILWPLSSKSYRSMAKMRVIAPEMQRMKEEFGEDRMRFSQEMMALYKREQVNPLSGCLPLLLQMPIFLALYWVLMESVELRHAPWILWIQDLSAMDPLFILPLIMGATMFIQQSLNPQPADPMQAKVFKIMPIMFTVFMLFFPAGLVLYWIVNNSITILQQSFINKSVEKARLAKDVTPAN